Sequence from the Diorhabda carinulata isolate Delta chromosome 5, icDioCari1.1, whole genome shotgun sequence genome:
ACAGGATTTACGCGATTAAATTTTGTGTGAAGCTCGGTTCATAATAGCATATAACCCTTTGATAGGCCCATCGTACCCTACTCGACATTAGTAAaggccgatgtcctttgagacgCCGATCAGGCTTTTTTATGTCATTTGGCTTGTCCAAGTGTATGGACCGCGATCGAGTCAGTACTGGGACCCACAAGTCTATGCTTTCATACTCCCCCATACACCAGCAGATCGTCCGTAATGCCCATGGAGATGGCATCTTAGATGACCGTCTCCAGTTAAATGTCCAGTAATCAGTCGAGTTTCGAGCCTATTTAATTGGAGCAGTTGTTTAATCCATCTATACAAGCTTTGGCTTGTCTTATACCAGTTGTCTCCGATCGTAAGATGAGTATCAGAATGATTACTGATGAATGAGCATTCTTCAAGCACAAGTTTTGGAGATAGTGATAGAAAACGTTGCGAGTATGGTCAGAGATGCAAAAATCTAACCAGAAAATAATCTACCAGGATCTTCTTCATCACGTGATTGAACACCTCGAGTTTTTTGACAATTTGGTGGCCGGTGATGAGACGTGGGTGTTTGAATACGACCCAAAGAGCAAGCAACTGAGTTCAGAACAGCAGATTCCTTCTTCCCCACGCCTAGAAAAAGCAAGAATATACAAATACAAGCAAAAATTTATGCTTTCTTACTTTTTTGATCAACATTGTGTAATCTACGAACAGTTATGCAGTTTTTTACATAGAAATCTTCACAAGGCTGCGAAAACCATCACCAACAATTGACTATTCTCCATGACAACGCGCCGAGCCACACAGCATTCCGCGTAGTGAAGTTTCTTGCCCAGCTCAATATCAAAATGCTGCCTCATCCGCCCTACAACCCAAATTACGCTCCGACAGACTTTTTTTCTATTCCAGAGAATAAAATCGACGCTTAAGGGGAATATTAGGGTTCCATAGAAGGGGTTCAACAGCATTTAGGTTCAGACGTTCCAGGAGTCGTACGAAAACACTTTAACAGCAGTGTGTAGATGCCGAAAggtgttattttaaaaaattcgaatcgtttccattattttcatgaataaatatagaagtaaaaaaaataagtccTACTATTTACAGAACAGATcctttaaataataatgaataatcaattttgtttatatttcattgTAACTCACCCTGTATGGTGTTTAAACGATAATTATCGTGAGAAGAGGtgattcaaaaatgaaaaattcgtcTAAATCTCACATTCATCTTTTTAATCGTGTCActaatgaatggactataacagTACATGTCACCGATTCAGCTTCACACATTAATGtattcgaaactttttttttattacaattttatattctaataattttttttgctgtAATTTAATTCCTTTTTAAGGATTTGTATAAAGCTTGGCACGCTTGGGCTTATATGAACTTCGAAACcgtcttattttataaaaataaagaagaaaccGAAAAAGGAAAAGGAGATAGGCAAACTAACGATACCGAAAGAAATGTCGATTTAAATAAACATACAGTTTTAGCAGTACACGGTTTTTTCAAGtaagttttgtcatttttttttctttatccaggtatattttttgtaatataattgaCTAATCGTTCAAAAATTGCTTCTCAGAACTCGGCGAATTCAGAAAAATCTAATTCAATAATTGTCGTGGTATATAGTCAGTTTGACAACTAGTTATTTACATATTCGTCGAGGCTTAGGTCGAATCCCACCTCTATACATAAATAcaaagttataataattattaatatatacaaCATCTAGAATAGACATAAATGAAGTccattgtattctttttttaaaaataaccgCTGTTTAAAGcttaatatgaattattattgcTCACAACCTCAAATAGATCATCGATAAAGTTAGGTATTGGAAAGTTCTCCAAAAAATGTAGTTCAATAACCGTCGTGGCATATAGGCCAGAAAGTAGTGTTTAAAAACtggttattttcaaatttttcaaggAATAAGTGCATCTATGCCAAATagattattatgaattattatcaCTCATAACCTCAAATAGATTAACAATACAATCTGCCACAGCACCGTTCTTCAGGGAAATGTAGTTCAATAACCGTCGTGGCATATAGTCAGTTTGACAACTAGTTATTTACAATGTTGTCGAGGCATCACCAAAATTCCACCCATAGAATATGTAAAGAAAGCAATGATGTAATTTTCCTTTTAGAAATTAATGTCGATTGTGAATTTTTAGGTCAATATATTTGTCACAAGGAAGTTCCCTTCAAGATACCTTACGTCTCCTCACCCTTTGGTTCGATTATGGTCAAACTACTCAAGTATCAGACGCTATAGCTGACGGTATCCGAATTGTAGCCAAAAACACCTGGTTACAAGTGATACCGCAATTAATAGCCCGAATCGATACCAACAGACTTTTGGTATCGAAACTGATCAACCATCTATTGGTGGATATCGGTAAAACACATCCACAGGTAACGTCAATTCCATAAGACATGTAAAAgtagatgaaatttttatttttatttctaggcTTTAGTGTATCCATTGACGGTAGCTACGAAAAGTAATTCTAGCGTTAGAAGGAGCGCcgctaataaaattttgaaaagtatgaGCGAACATTCTCCCACTTTAGTACGACAAGCACTGATGGCGTCCGAAGAATTAATTAGAGTAGCCATTTTGTGGCACGAAATTTGGCACGAAGGATTAGAGGAAGCGTCGaggtagattttttttattcgcatgaaaaatagaaaaaaaaataatttaaacctTTTGCAGATTGTATTTCGGAGAACGGAACGTCGAAGGTATGCTGAGAATATTGGAACCTTTGCACACTATGATGCAAAGAGGACCTGAAACTTTGAAGGAGACCAGTTTCAATCAAGCCTACGGTAGAGATTTGAGCGAAGCTCATGAATGGTGTCAGAGATACAGGGTATgacaaaatgatattttagatACAATTACTAGATATGAATTTCAATATTACAGATATCTGGGAATATACGGGATCTTAATCAAGCTTGGGATTTGTATTATCATGTTTTTAGGAGAATATCGAGACAATTACCTCAATTAACTTCTTTGGAACTTCAATATGTTTCTCCAAATTTATTGGTTTGTCAAGATTTGGAATTGGCGGTGCCTGGTAGCTATGCACCTGGTCAGGATATTGTTAAAATTGCTTATTTCAACCGATCTCTTGAGGTAAGTCTCTAGTACACTCTGTATAATTAATAACTATCttatctaataaaattattatttttatttatattaaatcaatttcaCTATAGAGGCTAATAGTAAAACCTGTCTTACAGCAGTGGTTTCTAATTTTAAgttagttttcaataaatttatttcactttaCAATTGAAAATCATACCAAAACCTAACCTActgtttctaaatttaatttttactaacTTAATTTCACTTGTAATTTGAGACTAATACTAAAACATGTCTTAcggttaaaaatttttaattgtaccAAAATTATTTCACTTTACAGCTAGGACTCATACTAAAACTCGTCCTACAGGTTCTAAATtcaatttctattaattttctttctttatttagCTAAGACTCATACATACCTGTCTTACGGTTACTAATTTCtagtaaatttatttcactATATAGTGAAAACTCAGTCCTACAGCAGTGGTTTCtgaatttaatttagttttcagtAAATTAATGTCCCTTTGCTGTTAAGACTCATTCTAAAAACTGTCCTACAGCAGtagtttctaaatttatttcagttttcaaatttcaatttcgtCCAACGGTTTCTAAATTTGATTactattgaataattttcactatacagttaggacttatagtaaaatcagtCCTACAGTTcccaatttcaatttttaccaaatttatttCACTTAACTCATACTAAAAGCAGTCTTATGCTACCCAATTCTAATTATTAGCAAATGTATTTCACTATATACTCAAAACTCATAGTAAAACCAGTCCTACagtttctaatttaattttttttttaatttatttcactaTACAGTTAAGATTCATAGTAAAACATGTACTACAACAGTGTTTTctgaatttgattcaatttttaataaattaaagtcaCTTTACAGTCCATACTCATACTATAACCTGTTCTACAGTTTCTAAATTTGATTACTATTGCATAATTTTTACTATACAATTAAGACTTCTACTAAAACCTGTCCTACAATTCCTAATTTTAATTTCTAGCACATTTATTTCACTATTCGATCAAGACACATACTAAAACTTGTCATACGTTTcccattttaatttttagtaaatcAATGTCACTATACAGTCAACACTTATGCTAAAAGCTGcggttttcaaatttattgctTCAAAACCCCTGCAGGGTTCACAGAACACTTGTACAATTCAAATATACCATCTAGATTGTGTCAGATACTGTGAAATTGAtcattgtgattatttatttaattaccattttaatattactataaTTATTTAGGTAATTACATCCAAACAACGTCccagaaaattaataataagagGGAGTGACGGTAAAGACTATAAATTCCTTCTCAAGGGCCATGAAGATTTGAGACAGGACGAAAGGGTGATGCAATTATTCGGTCTTGTTAATACCTTACTTTTGAAAGATCCAGATACCTTCCGTCGTAATTTAACTATACAGAGGTACGCAGTTATACCATTGAGTACCAATTCCGGTTTAATTGGTAAGTATAATATTCCATATGTATGTTGAGGATCTTCATTGGTTAGGTTAGTCTATTGGTagtttcgattttttattttttttaggttgGGTACCGCATAGCGACACCTTGCATATTCTCATAAGAGATTACAGGGATAAGAAGAAGATTTTATTGAACATCGAACACAGGATAATGTTGAGGATGGCAGCTGATTATGATCATTTGACCGTAATGCAAAAAGTTGAAGTTTTCGAACACGCTCTAGAGCATACCCATGGCGATGATTTAGCTAAAGTGTTGTGGTTGAAGAGTCCTTCTTCGGAAGTGTGGTTCGACAGGAGGACCAATTATACCAGATCCTTGGCCGTCATGTCTATCGTTGGGTATATCCTAGGTTTAGGAGATAGACATCCCAGCAATTTCATGATTGATaggtttatatatatttttatatcaaattttgttacattGTGTTTATTTCTACTGAAAACACTGTTCACATCACCAATACTCATATTACACTGTCTAACATGCTTCATCAGAGACTAAAGGTGAACTAAAACTTTGTTACTTGGCTTAACTGTTTTATACTGACTTTTCCCAccaaaaaacctaacctaacctaaccaaaaaaccttctccccttgactactaaactaatAATTGGTTCTTGATCCCTattatattgggcagactaagagatccctTATtatccggtttaaagagcacatagtttatttaaaaaatgtatccaataataaattgttggatgcatttgaaagcattgaaattgctaaaggtaatagtagcttaaatagggacaaagagCCAATGCCTTACAATCCATTCTATAGTTTAGTAATCGaagaataaatgtgaagattcccccCACCAACGCGGTTTTCCtcatggaattaattttcgcgggaaaagttttattggtgggaaaatttaatataaaaaaggtattaggttttagtttacacTCAGTCGGTGTAATTAGAGTgttggtgtgaacagtgtgtcAGATCTCACTTtatactattatatatatatatatatatatatatatatatatatatatatatatatatatattttatatgaatttagatTAAGTGGAAAAATTCTACACATCGACTTTGGCGATTGTTTCGAAGTAGCGATGACCAGAGAAAAATTCCCCGAGAAAATCCCCTTCAGATTGACAAGGATGTTGGTTAACGCCATGGAAGTGACCGGTATAGATGGAACTTATCGTAAAACTTGCGAATCGGTCATGTCGGTTTTACATCACAATAAAGACAGTCTAATGGCAGTTTTGGAAGCTTTCGTTTACGATCCTTTGCTTAATTGGAGACTTATGGATACTACGTTGAGGAATCGATCTAATACCGGAGAAATCGGTTCGTTGTCAACAGGTATATAATTCAATTTCGAAACAATaagaatgttgaaaattttgaaattttcagcCACGTCTCAAGACCAAGATTTGATGGAATCTTTGAGTAtgactataaataaaaagaacgTTTTGGGCGACATCGTGAACGAAGGATCTCAACCGGAAGGTGTGAATAAAAAGGCGGTAGCTATTATAAATAGGGTTAGAGATAAATTAACGGGTAACGATTTCAATGCAGAGGAGTCTCTAACCATCGAAAAACAAGTGGATCTTTTGATACAACAAGCGACAAGTAACGAAAATTTATGTCAGTGTTATATTGGATGGTGTCcgttttggtaaaaaaaaatatgtaaatatttaaaaaaaaatttctgtaaatatttatataagttaagaataaaaatattagtaacccacatttatttcatatttaatgtcAATTTCCTATAACATATCAATGAATAACTTAACTGAGTTATGGAATACGGCAGATTTAGCTCACTGTAACTGACGGTAGGTTCGTTTGGTACATTTTCGCTCTATTCGATGTTTTTTAAAGCAAGGACTAACCAAATACGGACATAATATGACCGATATTCCCAAGAAGTATCCAGTTTTGGATTAAAAAGCAAATTTAATCCACCAAAACTAGAGTTTCAATGCTAATTCACCACATACAGGTTCCAATCTTCTAAAATGGCTAATTTGGGGTATAttgtaaagaaataatgaagaatactgattgaaattttcactaaacagtGAAAAGAGTTACCATGACCAAATATTTCATGACAAGGATCAACTAAAACTGTACATATATGGCCGACATTTTCAGAAAGCATCTAATCATCATCTTTAGCAGATTTAACTCACCAAAAGTGAATTTTCGTTGCTTATTAAGCTTCGACTATCCAAAGATGACTGCTTTGAGGTTCTCAGGACTTCGTTGCTAATTAAGCTTCGACTATCCAAAGATGACTGCTTTGAGGTTCTCAGGACTTGACATGACCTATGTCGTTAAAAGCACTTTGTGAAGAAATAATGAAGATCACTGATTGCAATTTAGTAATGGTAGCTCGTTTCATTGTTTTAAAAGGGAAACGACTATCCAAATCTGGATTTAAGTTATCAAAACTGGAGTTTCAATGCTAATTCACCTCATTTATCTTCCAATCTTGAAAAATGACTAGTTTGGGGTACTTTGTGAAGAAATAATGAAGACCACAGATTGTATTTGGTCCTAGTTGCTTCAGGGCAAATACTAACTAATCTGGACATTATATAACCGATATTGCCAGGAAATATCTAATTTGGAGTGGAATTTAAGTGGTCGCTCTTTTTACTCTTTTCCAAACATTTCCAAGCAGGGACTAACAAAATCTCGAACAAGATATCCAGGAAACAAACTAAATAGCCCATTTTACcgttaaaaaatttgtacatcTAGTATTCTGATTTCCTCATAaatctccattttttttttcaaataaaacacgaaaattgatcaaaccataatttttatcaagtgAAAGTGTTACAAATTACATAGCACTGATTTATTAGAATATCAAAAATGTCTCTCAATGTCATATTGGACTTATTTTAGATTaattcttacaaaaaaaaatttcgaatataattttaaaatatacatatccAATTTGTTCATGAACTACTGGAACTGGACCTCGAATGTTTTCTTCTTCGAGGTGGTGGACTCCTAGTATGTCTTCGTCTCGGTGATCTCCTTATAGGTCTAGGAGATGGTCTCCTTCTGAAtctaaatgaatataaaaacttGTTTAATCAGTCacaagaataacaaaattttcgacaaaaaacCAAACATAGATCCAAAAACTAACCTTGGAGGCGTTCTTCTATGCATTGGTGGTCTCCTTATGGGAGCTGGAGGAGATCTTCTTTGGGGTATGGGTCTTGGTTTAGGGATCAATACCGGAGCGGCAGTAATTTCCTGTCCATCTATTTGTCCTCCATCCATATGTTTCATGGCATTTTCAGCTTCGTCAGCTGTGGTGTATTCCACATAACAATACATTCGTCCCAAGTGCGGGTGATTGTGATCTTTTGGAAATTCAACATGTTTAATGTTACCATAAGTaccgaaaatttccaaaatatgatcTTTGTTAACGGTTCTAGTAAGACGACCGATGTGAATTTTCGTAGGACGTGGGGTAGGTGAACGACGACGACGTTTGCGCGGAGATCTTGATCTAAAAAAACAtgttaaaccaaaaaaattcacaaaaaaatatttaaaattatattcatttaccTAGATCGATTACGGACatgatttttatctttttctctttctttaGTTGGAGTCAGTGCTCTTCTATCCTTctctttatcttcttttttcaagTCAACCTTATCTCTTTCCTTTTCCTTATCTTTGACTTCTTTTTTATCCTTGTCTTTCTCTTTTATTTCACGTCCTTTGTTGGATTTGATGGGAGATCCTGACctgaagaaaattaattctCTTTATTCCCATAAGAGGCACTAATCTGGCATGGAAGTGATTTTCAAAGGCCTCACAGAGCATTTTTGCAAAGTCTCAAACACATGACCTTAAATTTGTGACATTCAAGTGTAAAAGGgatcaaaaatgaatattaactTGTGATAAAGGTCAGGAAGACAGTTAGTAAGGCTCTAGTTGAGGAAGAGCTTGTCCCACGACTAGTGATGAGTGTCTATTTAAGTTTTGTTATTAGGATAATGGCCTCAAATTTGTGACACTCAGCCTCAAGTTTGTGACACTTGAGTGTAAAAGTGATCAAATACATAGTAATCTGTGAAAAAGTTGGAGAGGCAGTTAATGAGGCTCTAGATGAGGAAGAACTTTGTTCCCAACTAGCAATTACTCTCTACTAGATATAACCTTAAATTTGTGTCACTTGACCTTAAATTTGTGACATTAGAGTGTAAAAGTGATCAAAACTACATAGTAACCTGTGAAAAAGTTTGGTAGACAGTTAATAAGTCTCTTTATGTGGAAGAACTTCTCTAACAGCTATAAATTACTGTATACTAGATACAACCTTAAATTTATAACAATCTGCCTTAAATTTGTGTTAGTCAAGGGTAAAAGTGAACAAAACTGCATAGTAACCTGTGAAAAAGGTCGGGGAGACTGCaacattaatatatttatgcaaaaataatacaaaactaaaaaaataccATAGGAATTAACCT
This genomic interval carries:
- the LOC130894466 gene encoding RNA-binding protein with serine-rich domain 1-A isoform X1, coding for MAKPGPESESDKEKKKDRSRDKKKRSVSGSSSSSKSSSSGSSSRSSSSSSTSSSSSSSSSSSTGSSSSTSDNERTRPRKRSGSPIKSNKGREIKEKDKDKKEVKDKEKERDKVDLKKEDKEKDRRALTPTKEREKDKNHVRNRSRSRSPRKRRRRSPTPRPTKIHIGRLTRTVNKDHILEIFGTYGNIKHVEFPKDHNHPHLGRMYCYVEYTTADEAENAMKHMDGGQIDGQEITAAPVLIPKPRPIPQRRSPPAPIRRPPMHRRTPPRFRRRPSPRPIRRSPRRRHTRSPPPRRRKHSRSSSSSS
- the LOC130894466 gene encoding RNA-binding protein with serine-rich domain 1-A isoform X3, whose amino-acid sequence is MAKPGPESESDKEKKKDRSRDKKKRSVSGSSSSSKSSSRSSSSSSTSSSSSSSSSSSTGSSSSTSDNERTRPRKRSGSPIKSNKGREIKEKDKDKKEVKDKEKERDKVDLKKEDKEKDRRALTPTKEREKDKNHVRNRSRSRSPRKRRRRSPTPRPTKIHIGRLTRTVNKDHILEIFGTYGNIKHVEFPKDHNHPHLGRMYCYVEYTTADEAENAMKHMDGGQIDGQEITAAPVLIPKPRPIPQRRSPPAPIRRPPMHRRTPPRFRRRPSPRPIRRSPRRRHTRSPPPRRRKHSRSSSSSS
- the LOC130894466 gene encoding RNA-binding protein with serine-rich domain 1-A isoform X2 codes for the protein MAKPGPESESDKEKKKDRSRDKKKRSVSGSSSSSKSSSSRSSSSSSTSSSSSSSSSSSTGSSSSTSDNERTRPRKRSGSPIKSNKGREIKEKDKDKKEVKDKEKERDKVDLKKEDKEKDRRALTPTKEREKDKNHVRNRSRSRSPRKRRRRSPTPRPTKIHIGRLTRTVNKDHILEIFGTYGNIKHVEFPKDHNHPHLGRMYCYVEYTTADEAENAMKHMDGGQIDGQEITAAPVLIPKPRPIPQRRSPPAPIRRPPMHRRTPPRFRRRPSPRPIRRSPRRRHTRSPPPRRRKHSRSSSSSS